The following coding sequences lie in one Alloacidobacterium dinghuense genomic window:
- a CDS encoding DUF2950 domain-containing protein: MSLKHCRVSLKAWLLLLTLVLPLTACKSNKPSISTFATPDDAGNALVAAAKSGDQSALPAILGPDSKEVVSSGDAVQDKNTAAAFVREYDVMHRWRKMPDGSQILLVGYDNFPFPIPLKKNASGQWFFDTAAGKEEILNRRVGRNELAVIDVCEAAANAQAEYFSQLHDGATRKQYAEKFISDPGKHNGLYWESPEGQPKSPLGPLAAFASAEGYSVKSNAHTPFHGYYFRMLKGQTGDTPGGAKEYVINGQMTNGFAFVAYPAEYGNSGVMTFMINQDGVLLQKDLGNTTTATATAMTEFSPDKSWVIVD; the protein is encoded by the coding sequence ATGTCGCTTAAACACTGCAGGGTCTCGCTCAAGGCATGGTTACTGCTCCTGACGCTTGTCCTTCCGCTGACCGCTTGCAAATCGAACAAACCATCGATCAGCACCTTTGCCACGCCCGACGACGCGGGCAATGCGCTCGTGGCAGCGGCAAAGTCGGGCGACCAAAGCGCGCTGCCGGCGATTTTAGGTCCGGACTCGAAAGAGGTCGTCTCCTCTGGCGATGCAGTGCAGGACAAGAACACCGCCGCAGCTTTTGTGAGGGAATATGATGTGATGCACCGCTGGCGCAAGATGCCGGATGGCTCGCAGATTCTTCTAGTCGGCTACGATAATTTCCCGTTCCCAATCCCGCTGAAGAAAAACGCCAGCGGCCAGTGGTTCTTCGATACAGCGGCTGGAAAAGAAGAGATTCTCAATCGCCGTGTTGGCCGGAATGAGTTGGCGGTCATCGACGTTTGTGAAGCGGCGGCGAATGCTCAGGCTGAGTACTTCTCACAACTTCATGATGGCGCGACAAGGAAACAATACGCTGAGAAGTTCATCAGCGATCCTGGCAAGCATAACGGCTTGTACTGGGAATCTCCGGAAGGTCAGCCCAAGAGCCCGCTCGGACCGCTGGCAGCGTTTGCAAGCGCCGAAGGATATAGTGTCAAGTCCAATGCGCACACACCTTTCCATGGTTACTACTTCCGCATGCTGAAGGGGCAAACCGGCGATACTCCGGGGGGTGCGAAAGAGTATGTGATCAACGGGCAAATGACTAATGGATTTGCATTCGTTGCCTATCCGGCAGAATACGGTAACTCGGGCGTGATGACCTTCATGATCAACCAGGATGGCGTGCTGTTGCAAAAGGATCTGGGGAACACAACGACGGCAACCGCAACCGCAATGACGGAGTTCAGCCCCGATAAAAGCTGGGTAATTGTGGATTGA
- a CDS encoding DUF3300 domain-containing protein yields MGTSLLQQRMRRSDADAPSFSAYIEGKMKMILVKLKKTLVYLLACLLVFATIPKDDAWSQEPPPPPAQNGGSSSYSGQGAPLSANDLQQLVAPIALYPDALVAQILGAATFPDQVAYADDWLQQNKNLTGSALMQAVDGQPWDPSVKALTQFPSVMDNLAKNLSWTSSLGEAYHNQAADVMTAVQTLRAQAKAAGNLNSGSQITVVQQSPQTIVIQPTNPQVVYVPQYNPTVVYGTPYATPGYSTAAVVTTGLLAFGAGIALGAAMNNSCCGWGYSSWNCNWHGGAVVYGGGAYYGNNAWHGGYYGSSATAYGPNGVARAGNAYNPSTGTYARGGSVSTPYGKTAAGQAYNPNTGAYAATHQTSNAYGNYGSSVYSKNGNTAYTQHQTTAQGSVGTVQTSNGGKGIAGSNANGNYAAGQTANGNKYATANGNAYRNTGSGWQKDSNGSWNNVEKPSSSSANGWGQREGGGSSAWGGGGGGWQARSESARGAESRGGGGGWGGRR; encoded by the coding sequence ATGGGTACTTCCTTGTTGCAACAGAGGATGCGAAGGAGCGATGCCGATGCTCCATCCTTCAGTGCGTACATCGAGGGCAAGATGAAGATGATCCTGGTTAAGTTGAAAAAGACTTTGGTCTATCTGCTGGCTTGCCTTCTGGTCTTCGCGACTATTCCGAAGGACGATGCGTGGTCGCAGGAACCCCCACCGCCGCCAGCGCAAAACGGGGGTTCTTCATCGTACTCGGGGCAAGGCGCGCCTCTATCGGCGAATGACCTGCAGCAATTAGTTGCGCCGATTGCGCTGTATCCGGACGCTCTGGTTGCGCAGATTCTTGGCGCCGCGACTTTTCCGGATCAGGTTGCATACGCTGACGACTGGCTTCAGCAAAATAAGAATCTCACCGGCTCGGCTCTCATGCAGGCCGTGGATGGCCAGCCGTGGGATCCCAGTGTGAAGGCACTTACGCAGTTTCCCTCGGTGATGGACAACCTGGCGAAGAACCTCAGCTGGACTTCCTCACTGGGTGAGGCATATCACAATCAGGCGGCGGATGTGATGACGGCGGTTCAGACTCTGCGTGCCCAGGCAAAGGCTGCGGGCAATCTGAATTCGGGCTCACAGATTACGGTTGTGCAGCAGTCGCCGCAAACGATCGTGATTCAGCCGACCAATCCGCAGGTGGTATACGTTCCGCAATATAATCCCACGGTCGTCTACGGCACTCCCTATGCGACACCGGGTTACAGCACGGCGGCCGTGGTGACGACCGGACTGCTTGCCTTTGGGGCGGGCATCGCGCTGGGTGCGGCGATGAATAACAGTTGCTGCGGGTGGGGCTATAGCTCCTGGAACTGTAACTGGCACGGTGGCGCCGTGGTTTACGGGGGCGGCGCGTACTACGGCAACAATGCATGGCACGGCGGCTATTACGGCTCAAGCGCGACTGCTTATGGCCCGAACGGCGTCGCGCGAGCAGGCAATGCCTACAATCCATCCACCGGAACGTATGCGCGAGGCGGATCCGTTTCAACGCCCTACGGAAAGACGGCAGCCGGCCAGGCGTACAACCCAAACACCGGCGCCTACGCCGCAACCCACCAAACTTCCAACGCCTACGGGAACTATGGGAGCTCGGTTTACTCAAAGAACGGCAATACCGCGTACACCCAGCATCAGACCACTGCTCAAGGCTCGGTGGGAACAGTACAAACTTCCAACGGTGGCAAGGGAATAGCAGGGTCGAACGCGAACGGCAACTATGCTGCGGGCCAAACTGCAAACGGCAACAAGTATGCGACTGCGAACGGCAACGCTTACAGGAACACGGGAAGCGGCTGGCAGAAAGACTCGAACGGAAGCTGGAACAACGTCGAGAAGCCTAGTTCGAGTTCAGCGAATGGCTGGGGACAGCGAGAAGGCGGCGGATCGTCGGCCTGGGGTGGAGGCGGAGGTGGATGGCAAGCCCGGTCTGAGAGTGCTCGCGGCGCGGAAAGCCGTGGCGGCGGTGGGGGATGGGGCGGTCGCAGGTAG
- a CDS encoding response regulator, whose product MGKIRVLLADDHEAILDRVRAVLGEEFDIVGTVNNGRDALGEVRRLDPDVLVLDISMPGLNGLQTANELKLAQNRTKVVFLTVHEDPDFVAAAFSAGASAYVVKSDVTTDLVPAIRDVLDGHKYISQSISS is encoded by the coding sequence ATGGGTAAGATTCGAGTGTTGCTTGCGGATGATCATGAGGCGATTCTGGATCGGGTTCGCGCGGTGCTCGGCGAGGAATTTGACATCGTAGGCACAGTGAACAACGGCCGAGACGCTCTGGGGGAAGTGCGACGTCTCGATCCCGATGTACTCGTTCTGGACATATCCATGCCCGGTCTCAACGGACTACAAACCGCCAACGAACTGAAATTGGCCCAGAACCGAACTAAAGTCGTGTTTCTAACTGTTCATGAAGACCCGGATTTCGTTGCCGCCGCATTCTCCGCCGGCGCTTCCGCTTACGTTGTTAAATCAGACGTTACCACTGATCTAGTTCCGGCCATTCGTGACGTCCTGGACGGACACAAATATATTTCGCAGTCGATATCTTCATAG
- a CDS encoding class D sortase, with the protein MKKKTLERLLITFGALILFIYALARIHGFVLSRMEIEKFKSQQLLAQELNGGASANKSPDFSLWSEKRIRAYQESLASHFQPAVALLRIPRIHLEVPVLEGTDDLTLNRAVGHIAGTTAPGENGNIGIAGHRDGFFRELKDVVTGDKIEILTQKETTTYVIDQITIVNPTDVSVLAPRSRSSVTLVTCYPFYFIGSAPQRYIVQASLLGPDAEAQPRSEDAEF; encoded by the coding sequence ATGAAGAAGAAGACGCTTGAACGCCTGTTGATTACGTTCGGTGCACTGATCCTCTTCATCTATGCCTTAGCCCGTATTCACGGATTCGTTCTTTCGCGAATGGAGATCGAGAAATTCAAGAGTCAGCAATTGCTGGCGCAGGAATTGAATGGTGGAGCTTCCGCAAATAAATCGCCCGATTTCAGTCTTTGGTCAGAAAAACGCATTCGTGCGTATCAGGAAAGTTTGGCTTCTCATTTTCAACCTGCCGTCGCGCTTCTCCGTATTCCCAGGATTCATCTGGAGGTCCCGGTTCTGGAGGGAACCGATGATCTCACCCTGAACCGGGCAGTGGGACACATCGCGGGCACGACGGCGCCAGGAGAGAACGGCAATATCGGGATCGCTGGGCATCGAGATGGTTTCTTTCGAGAACTAAAGGATGTCGTAACCGGAGACAAGATCGAGATCCTGACACAGAAGGAGACCACCACCTATGTGATTGATCAGATCACCATCGTCAATCCCACCGATGTCTCAGTGCTGGCTCCGCGCTCGCGTTCTTCTGTGACCCTCGTTACTTGCTATCCCTTTTACTTCATCGGCAGCGCTCCTCAACGATACATCGTTCAGGCATCGCTTCTAGGGCCAGATGCAGAGGCACAGCCCAGGAGTGAAGATGCAGAGTTTTGA
- a CDS encoding LPXTG cell wall anchor domain-containing protein, whose product MNRKNTWTSRCFVLTVGAVCLTFAASANAQVQTETNTTAGTASKAVKVESAQVVYVSGNDLVVKMADGTLRHFNNVPESARVEVDGKELGIHDLKVGMTLHKTITTTTTPKVVTTTKSVTGTVFYVQPPNSVILTMADGKNQQFKIPKGQKFDVNGQQTDAWGLKKGMTVSATQVVEEPQTVVTQQAKLTGTMPPPPPPPPADVPILIVVAEPVTPAAPAPAVAEAAPATLPKTGTELPLFGLLGVLTLLSGLGLRLFRKDV is encoded by the coding sequence ATGAACCGAAAAAATACATGGACGTCGCGGTGCTTTGTGCTCACGGTGGGGGCCGTTTGCCTGACCTTTGCCGCAAGCGCAAACGCACAAGTGCAAACCGAAACCAATACCACAGCTGGAACAGCCTCCAAGGCAGTGAAGGTTGAAAGTGCGCAGGTCGTCTACGTCAGCGGGAACGACCTGGTGGTAAAGATGGCGGACGGCACGCTCCGGCATTTCAACAACGTGCCGGAGAGCGCCCGTGTCGAGGTGGATGGGAAGGAGCTTGGCATCCACGACCTGAAAGTGGGCATGACCCTCCATAAAACGATCACTACAACCACAACACCCAAGGTTGTTACCACGACGAAGAGCGTGACGGGCACGGTGTTCTACGTGCAGCCCCCGAACTCAGTGATCCTGACCATGGCAGACGGAAAGAACCAACAATTCAAAATTCCCAAAGGTCAGAAATTCGATGTAAACGGGCAACAGACGGATGCATGGGGGTTGAAGAAGGGAATGACCGTCTCCGCAACTCAGGTTGTCGAAGAGCCGCAGACCGTAGTGACGCAACAAGCGAAGCTGACGGGCACAATGCCACCGCCTCCTCCGCCACCACCGGCAGATGTTCCCATCCTCATAGTTGTAGCTGAGCCGGTCACGCCAGCCGCGCCGGCTCCTGCCGTCGCGGAGGCTGCGCCGGCAACGTTGCCCAAGACGGGAACTGAATTGCCTCTCTTCGGTCTCCTCGGAGTCTTGACCCTATTGTCGGGGCTTGGACTGAGACTGTTTCGTAAAGACGTTTAG
- a CDS encoding BamA/TamA family outer membrane protein, whose translation MKASGDFRTLRAVILLLCMGTCLCFVNLASAGANLPTNQPSSKESQAPQDSTRQSSSTPSTETKAEEKSETNEETKKEKKKKEKKSDHAGSFVIAPLPLVSPALGAGIIPILGYITPIPAKDRGIEPSVIGAGGLITNDGSRGFGIGADLYLDKARYELESVYAHGNLEYNLYGEGFVNGNAGLKLPLEQSGQIFFIKLLRRIPWDFYVGGRFTTGSSFITLKPTSEKIPPIPPDIGLHTDLRALGMEVWRDSRPNRFYPLKGSVIDFTGDFFAQDLGSKYSFQSYKFTFNKYLSLPDKQVLAYNLYWCGTGGTPPFYGNCIYGASNELRGYTAGRYLDHYMFATQLEYRLVLPWKFGLVGFGGVGAVAPGSDQFFRANHLLPAGGTGIRYMLSKKYHVNLRTDFAWGKDNFTWGVGVGEAF comes from the coding sequence ATGAAAGCCTCAGGAGATTTTCGGACACTTCGGGCCGTCATTCTCCTTCTCTGCATGGGAACATGCCTTTGCTTTGTGAACTTGGCCTCCGCCGGGGCCAATCTGCCGACCAATCAACCCTCCAGCAAGGAATCGCAGGCTCCGCAAGATTCCACCCGACAATCCTCATCCACCCCCTCAACTGAAACAAAAGCAGAAGAGAAATCTGAAACGAACGAAGAAACGAAAAAGGAGAAAAAGAAAAAGGAAAAAAAGTCCGATCATGCCGGATCATTCGTCATCGCTCCGCTGCCGCTTGTGAGCCCTGCGCTGGGAGCTGGAATCATACCCATTCTCGGCTACATTACCCCCATTCCGGCAAAGGACCGGGGAATAGAACCATCGGTTATTGGCGCAGGTGGCTTGATCACCAACGATGGCAGCCGTGGCTTCGGCATAGGTGCGGATCTCTATCTCGACAAAGCGCGCTATGAGCTTGAGTCCGTCTACGCGCACGGAAACCTCGAGTACAACCTATACGGCGAGGGATTCGTGAATGGAAATGCGGGTCTCAAATTGCCCTTGGAGCAATCTGGCCAGATATTCTTCATCAAGCTCCTCCGCAGAATCCCTTGGGATTTTTATGTCGGTGGGCGCTTCACCACCGGAAGCTCGTTTATCACGCTCAAGCCAACCTCCGAAAAAATTCCACCGATCCCGCCAGACATCGGCTTGCATACAGATCTCCGCGCGTTGGGCATGGAAGTGTGGCGTGATTCGCGTCCAAATCGCTTTTATCCCTTAAAGGGCAGTGTGATCGACTTCACTGGCGACTTCTTCGCGCAGGATCTCGGCAGCAAATATTCCTTTCAGTCCTACAAGTTCACCTTCAACAAATATCTGAGCCTCCCCGACAAGCAGGTCCTCGCCTACAACCTCTATTGGTGCGGCACAGGCGGCACGCCGCCGTTCTATGGCAACTGCATCTATGGTGCGAGCAATGAGCTTCGCGGCTACACCGCCGGTCGGTATCTGGATCACTATATGTTTGCCACCCAGCTCGAATATCGGCTGGTTCTGCCATGGAAGTTCGGCCTGGTTGGCTTTGGCGGTGTTGGCGCAGTCGCTCCGGGCTCAGATCAGTTCTTTCGAGCGAACCATCTGCTCCCCGCAGGCGGAACAGGTATTCGCTACATGTTGAGCAAGAAGTATCACGTCAATCTGCGAACAGATTTCGCCTGGGGTAAAGACAATTTCACATGGGGCGTGGGCGTGGGCGAAGCTTTCTAG
- a CDS encoding glucose 1-dehydrogenase, with the protein MKAITVRPMTPGSAQLEDIPEPDEREGAVLVEALAVGVCGTDVEIVEGKYGWAPPGKERLVLGHESLGRVVDPGTSTALKKGDHVVGIVRRPDPVPCPNCAVGEWDMCRNGQYTERGIKEINGFMSERWRIEPHFAMKVDRSLGLLGVLLEPTTVVAKAWEQVVAVGQRSFWEPRTVLITGAGPIGLLAALLGKQRGLDVHVIDIADSGPKPQLVRALGATYHTGTIADLGFEPDVIIECTGVGKVIKDTIGAVASGGVICLTGVGGGGVIGQMHIADVAAHVVLRNNVVVGSVNANKRHWYKAGEALARADRSWLAQLVTRCERPADFAKALTRTSEDIKVIVQFAEA; encoded by the coding sequence ATGAAGGCGATTACCGTTAGACCGATGACTCCCGGAAGCGCCCAGCTTGAGGATATTCCCGAACCAGATGAGCGCGAGGGCGCCGTCCTCGTAGAAGCCTTAGCTGTTGGAGTGTGCGGAACCGATGTCGAGATCGTCGAAGGAAAATATGGCTGGGCTCCTCCCGGCAAAGAAAGACTGGTGCTCGGTCATGAGTCGCTTGGTCGAGTCGTCGATCCAGGCACGTCCACCGCGCTGAAGAAGGGCGATCATGTAGTCGGCATCGTACGCCGCCCTGATCCCGTGCCCTGTCCGAACTGCGCGGTGGGTGAGTGGGACATGTGTCGCAACGGCCAATACACGGAACGTGGCATTAAAGAGATCAACGGCTTCATGTCGGAGCGCTGGCGGATCGAGCCCCATTTTGCAATGAAGGTTGACCGCTCTCTCGGGCTGCTCGGTGTGTTACTCGAACCTACGACGGTGGTGGCGAAGGCGTGGGAACAGGTCGTCGCCGTCGGGCAGCGGTCCTTCTGGGAACCAAGGACGGTGTTGATAACAGGTGCAGGGCCAATCGGTCTCTTGGCGGCGCTGCTCGGCAAACAGCGCGGACTCGACGTCCACGTGATCGACATTGCGGATTCAGGTCCGAAGCCCCAACTGGTTCGCGCACTCGGAGCAACCTATCACACCGGCACAATTGCGGACCTCGGCTTCGAGCCGGATGTCATCATCGAGTGCACCGGCGTCGGGAAAGTCATAAAAGACACGATCGGAGCGGTTGCGTCGGGTGGAGTCATCTGCCTTACTGGTGTTGGTGGTGGCGGCGTCATTGGCCAGATGCACATCGCCGATGTGGCAGCTCATGTGGTACTGCGCAACAATGTCGTCGTGGGAAGCGTGAACGCCAATAAGCGGCATTGGTACAAGGCTGGCGAGGCGCTGGCGCGCGCCGACCGCTCATGGCTCGCGCAACTCGTAACACGATGCGAACGTCCGGCAGACTTTGCCAAGGCCTTGACGCGAACTTCAGAAGACATTAAAGTCATCGTTCAGTTCGCGGAGGCCTGA
- a CDS encoding response regulator → MRRTTILLADDHMMFCAGMQKLLEPVFEVIGCVQDGRALIKTAVEKNPDLVLVDVGMPLLNGLDAGRELKKLMPRVKLIFLTMNPDAEIASEAFRIGASGYLLKNSPGEELLQAVHNVIRGTSYVTPQIRHAMEEMFVRDPMSLNRPKALTDRQREVLQMLAEGQSMKEIAYILQISRRTVRFHKYKIMEELGIKTNSELVQYAIKHSVISPP, encoded by the coding sequence ATGAGGCGAACAACCATTTTGCTGGCGGATGACCACATGATGTTTTGTGCCGGGATGCAGAAACTGCTTGAGCCTGTATTTGAGGTGATTGGTTGTGTTCAGGATGGCCGCGCTTTGATCAAAACAGCCGTGGAGAAGAACCCCGATCTCGTGCTGGTGGACGTGGGAATGCCTTTGCTGAATGGGCTCGATGCCGGGCGAGAGCTGAAGAAGCTGATGCCTCGGGTAAAACTCATCTTCCTTACGATGAATCCCGATGCGGAAATTGCGAGCGAGGCATTTCGGATCGGAGCCTCCGGTTACCTGCTGAAGAATTCACCGGGTGAGGAACTTCTGCAGGCCGTCCATAACGTAATCCGCGGAACTTCCTATGTCACGCCGCAAATAAGGCATGCGATGGAGGAGATGTTCGTTCGCGATCCGATGTCGCTCAATCGCCCCAAGGCGCTGACCGACCGACAGCGGGAAGTGCTGCAGATGCTTGCGGAGGGCCAATCGATGAAGGAGATCGCCTACATTCTCCAGATATCGCGCAGGACCGTGCGTTTTCATAAGTACAAGATCATGGAGGAATTGGGAATCAAAACAAATTCGGAGCTGGTGCAATACGCCATCAAGCACTCGGTCATTTCTCCGCCATAA
- a CDS encoding sensor histidine kinase has protein sequence MGTIRGKTLFDTFREFGVRAPCTCAWVAALGILFWVVMGACAPAQTNAKNVLVVFSTFERDPLPLQLIESSARARVQGPVNFSVAYLDYRRLDDNFYRESLAETFRREFRDVKPDVLIAASIEAIHFVMQYRNKMFPGVPIVFFGVSASELEGQTMLPDETGVTASPAIRQTIDLALRLDPDTKAVVIISDIPSKNEKYWVGVTHSELLRHQDKVKEIDIIGPPSREMLEKIAALPPHTVALFQLAPANSTEPTIGAYDVLSATARRMPTYSAWDTLCLNYGCIGGAYRDWKKDDLLTGDIAGRLLAGERAENIPPVDTTNSQIQVDWRALQRWHIPESALPAGSVVLYREPTFWEQHRQVLIVVIVLIAVLALLIVGLLWQRARKRKAEAVLRESEERFRVMADSTPSLVWMCDPRGKITYLNERRMAFTGPDLKAGYGDSWAAYVHPDDVKGILDRLAQALKDRQPFSMEYRLRRSDGVHRRMFDVVSPRMNGDGSFAGFIGSAIDVTDQKLAQQALEKVSGQLIEAQENERSRIARDLHDDICQRLALLSMEIEQANRSPNGPAKSLEEIRKHCSEIAGDVQSLSHELHSSKLDYLGVVAAIRGFCSEFSKQHKVSIAFTDSNVPGHLSKDVSLCLFRVTQEALHNAVKYSGTKQFTVRISGTADEVQLEVRDAGTGFDVAEAKKSRGLGLVSMQERVHLVHGRLSVESQIGMGTKVLVVVPFGVENGSAAEGDLSEEIAGVTGLL, from the coding sequence ATGGGGACCATTCGAGGCAAAACGCTGTTCGATACCTTTCGGGAGTTTGGCGTTCGAGCACCCTGCACGTGTGCCTGGGTTGCTGCCCTTGGCATTCTGTTCTGGGTGGTCATGGGTGCTTGTGCGCCGGCGCAGACAAACGCCAAAAATGTGCTGGTCGTCTTCAGCACCTTTGAGCGCGACCCTTTACCGCTGCAATTGATTGAATCCTCGGCGCGGGCTCGTGTTCAGGGCCCGGTTAACTTTTCTGTCGCATATTTGGATTACCGGCGCTTGGACGATAACTTCTATCGCGAAAGCCTGGCGGAGACCTTTCGCCGTGAGTTCAGGGACGTGAAACCGGACGTTCTGATTGCGGCTTCAATTGAGGCGATTCACTTCGTTATGCAATACCGTAACAAGATGTTCCCCGGAGTGCCCATTGTCTTCTTCGGAGTCAGTGCGAGCGAACTGGAAGGGCAGACGATGTTGCCCGATGAGACTGGGGTGACCGCTTCTCCTGCTATTCGACAGACAATCGATCTTGCGCTTCGCCTTGATCCAGATACAAAAGCGGTGGTCATCATATCGGACATACCGAGCAAGAATGAAAAGTACTGGGTGGGCGTCACGCATTCCGAGCTTCTTCGTCATCAGGACAAGGTGAAGGAGATCGATATTATCGGCCCTCCAAGCCGGGAGATGCTTGAGAAGATTGCCGCCCTTCCTCCCCATACAGTAGCCCTCTTCCAACTCGCGCCGGCAAATTCCACTGAGCCAACGATCGGAGCTTATGACGTGCTGTCTGCGACGGCACGACGCATGCCCACCTATTCTGCCTGGGACACTCTTTGTTTGAACTATGGGTGCATTGGCGGCGCCTACCGCGATTGGAAGAAGGACGATCTGTTGACGGGAGACATCGCAGGGAGATTGCTGGCAGGCGAGCGGGCAGAAAACATTCCGCCCGTAGACACGACTAATTCTCAAATCCAGGTGGACTGGCGTGCGCTTCAGCGCTGGCATATCCCGGAGTCGGCGCTGCCGGCGGGTAGTGTGGTCCTGTATCGGGAACCTACGTTTTGGGAACAACATCGACAGGTTCTGATTGTCGTTATCGTATTGATCGCCGTTCTGGCGCTTCTGATTGTTGGGCTGCTGTGGCAGCGAGCGCGCAAGCGGAAGGCGGAAGCGGTGCTGCGGGAGAGCGAGGAACGCTTCCGCGTGATGGCCGATAGTACGCCATCGCTGGTCTGGATGTGCGACCCGCGTGGCAAGATCACATATCTGAATGAACGGCGTATGGCGTTTACCGGCCCGGATCTCAAGGCGGGCTATGGCGACTCGTGGGCTGCGTATGTTCATCCGGATGATGTGAAGGGCATTCTCGACAGGCTCGCGCAGGCGCTCAAAGACCGGCAACCGTTTTCGATGGAATACCGGCTGCGGCGCAGCGATGGAGTCCATCGGCGGATGTTTGACGTTGTCTCGCCAAGAATGAATGGGGATGGATCGTTTGCCGGGTTTATCGGTTCGGCCATCGATGTAACGGACCAGAAGCTGGCTCAGCAGGCACTGGAAAAGGTGAGCGGTCAACTGATTGAGGCGCAGGAGAACGAGCGCAGCCGCATTGCCAGAGATCTGCATGACGATATTTGCCAGAGGCTGGCGCTGCTCTCGATGGAGATTGAGCAGGCGAATCGCAGTCCGAACGGGCCGGCGAAGAGCCTGGAGGAGATTCGGAAACACTGTTCTGAAATTGCAGGCGATGTTCAATCGCTATCCCATGAACTGCACTCATCGAAACTCGATTATCTCGGCGTGGTAGCTGCGATCAGGGGCTTCTGCAGCGAGTTTTCCAAACAGCACAAGGTGAGCATTGCGTTTACGGACAGCAATGTGCCCGGGCATCTGTCCAAAGATGTTTCCTTATGCCTCTTCCGCGTTACTCAAGAAGCGTTGCACAATGCGGTGAAATATAGCGGGACGAAGCAGTTCACAGTAAGGATCAGCGGGACTGCCGACGAGGTGCAGCTTGAGGTTCGCGATGCGGGCACCGGCTTCGACGTGGCAGAAGCGAAGAAGAGCCGAGGATTGGGACTTGTGAGCATGCAGGAACGGGTGCATCTGGTGCACGGCAGGCTCTCTGTCGAGTCGCAGATTGGGATGGGTACAAAAGTTCTTGTTGTAGTGCCCTTTGGCGTTGAGAATGGATCGGCCGCAGAAGGCGACCTATCGGAAGAGATTGCAGGAGTGACAGGGCTGCTATGA
- a CDS encoding DUF4136 domain-containing protein, which produces MRLRQGMTVFSTALAVALLMLTAGSVAAQDVKYNAMPGTDFSKFHTYKWVVVPNAKYPNQIVDAQIKDAINSQLSAKGLTSTDSDKADLYVAYQVSVAQQQQWNAYGMGGGLRWGGGMATATSSTIDVGTLVLDMYDPTTKQLVWTGSATKTLNPSSNQEKNQKNLNNAMAKLLKNYPPKQ; this is translated from the coding sequence ATGCGGCTAAGACAAGGTATGACGGTTTTTTCAACGGCGCTCGCCGTTGCTCTCCTGATGCTCACTGCAGGGAGCGTTGCCGCGCAGGATGTCAAATACAACGCCATGCCGGGAACGGACTTTTCGAAATTTCACACCTATAAGTGGGTGGTAGTCCCAAACGCGAAGTATCCGAACCAGATTGTGGATGCACAAATCAAGGATGCCATCAACTCTCAGCTGTCGGCCAAAGGCCTAACCTCGACGGATAGTGACAAGGCTGACCTCTATGTCGCCTATCAGGTGTCAGTAGCTCAGCAACAGCAGTGGAACGCGTACGGCATGGGCGGCGGATTGCGGTGGGGAGGCGGGATGGCAACTGCGACAAGCTCAACCATTGATGTTGGGACTCTCGTTTTGGATATGTATGATCCGACCACGAAACAGCTTGTTTGGACCGGAAGTGCGACCAAGACACTCAATCCCAGCTCAAACCAAGAGAAGAACCAGAAGAATCTAAACAATGCCATGGCGAAATTATTGAAGAATTATCCCCCTAAACAGTAG